A region of Thermococcus argininiproducens DNA encodes the following proteins:
- a CDS encoding NTPase: MKLFVTGLPGVGKTTLVLKVAKEMQGLGLKIGGFTTQEVREKGKRVGFKIKAIDTEEEGILAWVGEGYPRVGKYVVNLEDLNRVGVSAIRRAISEADLIIIDEIGAMEYKSKDFAMIINEVLKKDKPLLATVHRRYTERFRGMGRLYVLTTENREKIKDEVVKELKTLFSFKD; encoded by the coding sequence ATGAAACTCTTCGTAACCGGGTTACCGGGAGTTGGAAAGACTACTCTTGTTTTAAAAGTTGCAAAAGAAATGCAAGGCTTGGGCCTAAAGATTGGAGGGTTCACAACACAAGAAGTAAGAGAGAAAGGTAAGAGAGTAGGATTTAAGATTAAAGCAATAGACACTGAAGAAGAAGGAATCCTCGCATGGGTTGGAGAAGGATACCCCCGAGTTGGAAAATACGTCGTTAATCTTGAAGACTTAAATAGAGTCGGAGTATCTGCGATAAGAAGAGCAATAAGTGAAGCAGACCTTATAATCATTGATGAAATAGGTGCTATGGAATATAAAAGCAAGGATTTCGCTATGATAATCAATGAAGTTCTCAAAAAAGACAAACCTCTCTTGGCAACAGTGCACAGAAGATATACTGAACGCTTTAGAGGGATGGGAAGACTCTACGTGCTTACCACTGAAAATAGAGAAAAAATTAAAGATGAAGTTGTCAAAGAACTGAAAACATTATTCTCTTTCAAGGACTAA
- a CDS encoding cell wall-binding repeat-containing protein has product MVAKKVFAGLFGIFLLLSIVPTTTATEESDLTLVILVSNNEADLTLAQKLGESMNLTIFITSWGVYDPNLTAEIMSAAPDKVLIIGGPAAVPKDYEEDLDDMGIEWARIWGNDRYETNIKVLEYVLENYPEILDNVKIIIAHGRDIGAFKKIKVEKAFPVYIDTNKTENQTQILAMIKVTHIVIIKTPFSENVTEMMEKRIRKELKVNVTKEEANITAEMAWEAIEIAENKTLLAKELLENENVKVPAAERLLLLAEKELENAKEAYGEGKYGKAYGQAIAAKAHAEAVIRMAGEKREIMLKTNQTLRIEIRIEKLERIMTKFEKIGLNMTEERTLLEELKNAFKEGEYERAEELINQLRDMIKEKFHTEKAMIREKWKEREKNKHRHDKG; this is encoded by the coding sequence ATGGTGGCGAAAAAAGTATTTGCTGGACTGTTTGGAATCTTCCTTTTGCTAAGCATAGTACCCACCACTACCGCAACTGAAGAAAGTGACCTCACTCTTGTAATACTCGTAAGTAATAATGAAGCTGACCTAACACTCGCACAAAAGTTAGGAGAGAGCATGAACCTCACAATATTCATAACATCGTGGGGAGTGTACGACCCAAACCTAACAGCGGAAATAATGAGCGCTGCCCCAGATAAGGTCTTAATCATAGGTGGCCCGGCGGCTGTGCCCAAGGACTATGAGGAAGATTTAGACGATATGGGAATAGAGTGGGCAAGAATATGGGGAAATGACAGATATGAGACAAATATTAAAGTGCTAGAGTATGTTTTGGAAAACTATCCAGAGATTCTAGATAACGTTAAGATCATCATTGCTCACGGCCGAGACATAGGCGCCTTCAAGAAAATTAAGGTCGAAAAGGCTTTTCCTGTGTATATAGACACTAACAAGACTGAGAACCAAACTCAGATACTCGCCATGATCAAGGTAACTCATATTGTAATAATAAAAACCCCATTTTCAGAAAATGTGACGGAAATGATGGAAAAAAGAATAAGGAAAGAGCTGAAAGTCAACGTAACCAAAGAGGAAGCCAACATAACAGCTGAAATGGCATGGGAGGCCATAGAAATTGCTGAGAACAAAACATTACTTGCTAAGGAGCTATTGGAAAACGAGAATGTGAAAGTTCCAGCTGCAGAGAGACTTCTACTCCTTGCCGAGAAGGAACTTGAAAATGCTAAAGAAGCATATGGCGAAGGAAAATACGGAAAAGCCTATGGCCAGGCAATAGCAGCCAAAGCACATGCAGAAGCAGTGATTAGAATGGCAGGTGAAAAACGAGAAATCATGCTCAAGACAAACCAAACCCTTAGAATCGAAATCAGAATAGAGAAACTCGAAAGAATCATGACAAAATTCGAGAAAATAGGACTTAACATGACAGAAGAAAGAACACTACTTGAGGAACTCAAGAATGCCTTCAAAGAAGGCGAGTACGAACGAGCGGAAGAGTTAATTAACCAGTTGAGAGATATGATAAAAGAAAAGTTCCACACAGAGAAAGCAATGATAAGAGAAAAATGGAAAGAGAGAGAAAAGAATAAGCACAGACACGACAAGGGTTAA
- a CDS encoding iron-containing alcohol dehydrogenase gives MKFFGLKTRIIIGEDSLRYVQSIARNYEKVMILSSKSMRIHGFLNEVMDYVEEAGAEVDAIEGLPAEPDYEDVEELIPRVRAFSPDLLIALGGGSVIDITKAVKVFYDAPEVSFEEVAFFSRFTKPVKVIPKLKTPLVAIPSTSGAGSEVSAASVLRKDGVKYNLVSYEIAPEYAILDPRLPRTMPEEVARNSGLDVLVHGIEAYTTKVATPFSDAMAIRAIKTVFKWLPLSVKGDEKAREKIHYAATMAGIAFLNARLGICHSMSHKAAWIAPHGLLNAIFLPYVIEFNMKSEYARRKYTEIAKEVGFNTAEELVEVMKEFNEMLGVPKLSDIVNEDIFLLKLAEMTDMAYADPLVTFNPVEPSVDDIKELYRKAYYAE, from the coding sequence ATGAAGTTCTTTGGCTTAAAAACAAGGATAATAATTGGGGAAGATAGTCTTCGATATGTTCAGAGTATTGCGAGAAATTATGAGAAGGTTATGATACTTTCGAGCAAATCCATGCGAATCCACGGATTCCTTAATGAGGTTATGGACTATGTAGAGGAAGCTGGAGCCGAGGTAGATGCCATAGAAGGATTGCCTGCTGAGCCTGATTATGAAGATGTTGAAGAGTTAATTCCGAGGGTTAGGGCTTTTTCTCCAGATTTGCTCATAGCTCTTGGAGGGGGAAGTGTAATAGATATCACAAAGGCCGTAAAGGTCTTTTATGATGCACCAGAAGTTAGTTTTGAAGAGGTAGCATTTTTTAGTAGGTTTACAAAGCCTGTAAAGGTTATACCAAAACTTAAAACTCCATTAGTGGCAATACCTTCTACAAGTGGGGCTGGAAGCGAAGTTTCTGCCGCGAGTGTGCTAAGAAAAGACGGAGTAAAATACAACCTTGTCTCCTACGAGATTGCTCCAGAATATGCAATTCTTGATCCACGGCTACCAAGAACAATGCCAGAGGAAGTGGCAAGGAATTCAGGTCTGGATGTTTTAGTTCATGGAATTGAGGCATATACTACCAAAGTAGCAACTCCATTCAGTGATGCCATGGCGATAAGAGCCATAAAGACTGTTTTTAAGTGGCTTCCGCTGTCAGTTAAAGGAGATGAAAAAGCTAGAGAAAAGATACATTATGCAGCAACAATGGCTGGAATAGCGTTTTTAAATGCTCGTCTGGGTATATGTCATAGCATGAGTCATAAAGCTGCTTGGATAGCTCCACATGGTTTACTTAATGCGATTTTCCTGCCATATGTAATTGAATTCAACATGAAAAGTGAATATGCAAGGAGAAAGTATACCGAGATAGCTAAAGAGGTTGGATTTAACACAGCTGAAGAGCTTGTTGAAGTCATGAAGGAATTCAATGAAATGCTTGGGGTTCCAAAGCTGAGTGACATAGTGAATGAGGATATATTCCTTCTGAAACTTGCTGAAATGACGGATATGGCCTATGCTGATCCTTTAGTCACTTTTAACCCTGTTGAACCAAGTGTGGATGACATCAAAGAGCTCTACAGAAAGGCGTATTATGCCGAGTAG
- a CDS encoding alpha-amylase family glycosyl hydrolase: MEKRHLSLIFILLILSVTFAGCITQTNIKTETLVLPEGNYTTIYLNEKDTSQCPASKVPVTFTYMPPKNESITSVSLRGSFNDWAEWPMQKENGAWSITVCLEPGRYEYKFFINGEWVKDMSSDKYGNPVDPEADEYVDDGFGGKNAVRIVEGSMGFVLEHNPGDPAYLCVADNRTVVRFKTKPGQVQSAVLVTNLGEYEMSLQLWWGSGEMWRVELPFVEPIEYYIKLTTPDNEEFLVLNTSTDAFFSFDGSNDFPQVEWVSKGVGYQIFPDRFNNGDPSNDALALQTDEFWFNELIEDRPILSNWSDPITPLHCCHQYFGGDIRGILEKLDYLQELGVTFIYLNPIFLAGSAHGYDIYDYYRIDPQFGTEEELKLFLEEAHKRGIRVIFDFVPNHSGIGHWAFLDVASRGKESPYWNWYFIQKWPFKLGDGKAYIGWWGIGSLPKLNTMNPEVKEYLIGAALYWLDFGFDGIRVDVPNELINADEFFSELRQRVKEKHPDAYIVGEIWQLSPKWVQGDKFDSLMNYALGRDILLNYALGTWNGERTLELLGRYFASYGENVVAMGFNLISSHDTSRLLTDLGGGRFGENPKPEAIERLKMLSTLLYSLPGAPITFQGDERGILGEKEYYDAHRYPIQWDKVNEEVLTHYRGLGMLRKRIPALTSSAIKFYTAKNGVIAFFRGHENEVLVLANNGKTSTSIVLPPGKWKLVWPTEEGIFEGEIEVPPVITLVLERE; encoded by the coding sequence ATGGAAAAAAGACATCTTAGCCTGATTTTTATTCTGTTAATACTTAGCGTAACTTTCGCTGGATGCATAACTCAAACAAATATTAAAACAGAAACTCTCGTTCTTCCAGAAGGAAACTACACAACTATTTATCTTAACGAGAAAGACACCTCTCAATGTCCAGCTTCCAAAGTGCCTGTGACCTTCACATACATGCCACCGAAGAATGAATCTATAACCTCGGTAAGTCTCAGGGGAAGCTTTAATGACTGGGCGGAATGGCCAATGCAAAAGGAAAATGGAGCATGGAGCATAACAGTCTGCCTTGAACCGGGAAGATATGAATACAAGTTTTTCATCAATGGAGAGTGGGTCAAGGATATGTCTTCTGACAAGTATGGTAATCCAGTGGATCCAGAAGCTGACGAGTACGTAGATGATGGATTTGGCGGGAAGAATGCCGTAAGGATTGTTGAAGGTAGCATGGGGTTTGTCCTAGAACATAATCCTGGGGATCCTGCTTATCTCTGTGTAGCAGATAATAGAACAGTTGTGAGGTTTAAAACTAAACCAGGTCAAGTGCAGTCAGCAGTACTAGTTACAAACTTGGGAGAATACGAGATGTCGCTCCAACTGTGGTGGGGTTCAGGAGAGATGTGGAGGGTAGAACTTCCATTTGTTGAGCCGATTGAGTACTACATCAAGCTCACAACACCTGATAATGAAGAATTTCTTGTACTGAATACTTCAACAGACGCATTTTTCTCTTTTGATGGCAGTAACGACTTCCCCCAAGTAGAGTGGGTAAGTAAAGGAGTAGGGTATCAGATCTTTCCGGACAGATTTAACAATGGAGATCCAAGTAATGATGCATTGGCGTTGCAAACAGACGAATTTTGGTTTAATGAACTAATAGAGGATAGGCCAATTCTTTCCAATTGGAGTGACCCAATAACACCTCTCCACTGTTGCCATCAGTATTTTGGTGGAGATATTAGGGGAATACTTGAGAAGCTTGATTATCTTCAGGAGCTTGGAGTAACTTTCATTTATCTCAATCCGATTTTCCTTGCTGGAAGTGCGCATGGATATGATATTTATGATTACTATCGCATTGATCCACAGTTTGGAACGGAAGAAGAGCTTAAACTTTTCCTTGAAGAGGCTCATAAGCGGGGCATTAGGGTTATTTTTGACTTCGTGCCTAACCACAGTGGAATTGGGCATTGGGCATTTCTCGATGTAGCATCAAGGGGGAAGGAAAGTCCTTACTGGAACTGGTATTTTATTCAAAAATGGCCATTTAAACTCGGTGATGGTAAAGCTTACATAGGCTGGTGGGGCATTGGAAGCCTTCCAAAGCTTAATACAATGAATCCAGAAGTTAAGGAATATCTTATAGGCGCAGCTCTTTATTGGCTTGATTTTGGGTTCGATGGCATCAGAGTTGATGTTCCAAATGAGCTTATAAATGCAGATGAATTCTTTTCAGAGCTCAGGCAAAGGGTTAAGGAAAAACATCCTGATGCATATATTGTGGGAGAGATCTGGCAGCTTTCACCTAAGTGGGTTCAGGGAGATAAGTTTGATTCTCTGATGAACTATGCTCTTGGAAGAGATATTTTGCTCAATTATGCATTGGGCACATGGAATGGGGAAAGAACTCTTGAACTGCTTGGAAGATATTTTGCCAGCTATGGTGAAAATGTTGTAGCTATGGGCTTTAACCTCATTAGTTCCCATGATACGTCAAGACTCTTAACCGATCTAGGTGGAGGAAGATTTGGGGAAAATCCAAAGCCAGAAGCAATAGAAAGACTTAAAATGCTCTCTACATTGCTTTATAGCTTGCCTGGAGCTCCAATAACTTTTCAAGGTGATGAAAGAGGAATTTTGGGTGAAAAAGAGTACTATGATGCTCATAGATATCCTATTCAGTGGGATAAGGTGAACGAAGAAGTTCTTACTCATTATAGAGGACTAGGGATGCTGAGAAAGAGGATTCCAGCATTAACAAGCAGTGCAATAAAGTTTTACACAGCAAAGAATGGTGTGATAGCGTTCTTCAGAGGGCACGAAAATGAAGTTCTAGTTTTAGCAAACAATGGAAAAACTTCAACTTCAATTGTACTTCCCCCTGGGAAGTGGAAACTCGTCTGGCCAACTGAAGAGGGAATCTTCGAGGGAGAAATAGAAGTTCCGCCAGTAATAACTTTAGTCCTTGAAAGAGAATAA
- a CDS encoding DEAD/DEAH box helicase, which translates to MHFLLKRAIKERFGKLNELQMNAFEEVSSGKSVLIVAPTGSGKTEAAVLPVFNAILEEGLKPISVLYIAPLKALNRDLLDRLVWWGEKLNLDVEVRHGDTSAYRKSKQVKKPPHMLIITPETLGVILTMKSLRKALSNVKFVIVDEIVELVDNKRGIQLSLALERLAEIADFQRIGLSATVGNEEEIKTWLKADTVVKPLIAKAYKVKVLFPQPDEKDFELSKELSIPLEVATRLGVLWEIIEKYERALIFTNTRQFAEILAHRLKAWGKPVEVHHGSLSKEARIQAERALKEGKVKALVCTSSMELGIDIGDVDVVIQYMSPRQVNRLVQRIGRSKHRVGEISEGYIITTNMEDYLESLIIAKRALEGKLEAVRPYENALDVLAHFIVGLLIEHKKLPREVPFEIAKRAYSYRNLSWDDYGAVLNMLNDARLVGYDEESGLLYLRRGAYQYYYENLSTIPDEISYRVFDVKTGKIVGRLDEKFVMDLEEGMEFIMHGRSWIILGIDEESRLLKVRESKSLESAVPSWEGEMIPVPFEVAIEVGKLKRDLLFDFASAKRVISNVDFDEKELEFVRTLLEKQKPLGTDRDIGIESIPKALVIHADFGNQVNESIGRFLMAFLTAKYGKVFAMKAQAHAIVLHTPFQLNPNEVKNYLLQDHRVLEFVIARELRGSTAYRWRMLNVAKRMGTLRREAKIRKVERLFEGTVIEKETLNELFHDKLDIKQAETVLRALKEGKIRIKVNLGREPSPLAALNLTVGGEFLVSGELEKDEILILFKERLLNTEVALVCTNCGWRSTTRVSRLKNRVKDLQCPKCSSLMIAVAHPIDAELFISALKKFKRREKLEKEEESAYRRLIKASDLVKAYGFDAVLALASYGVGADTAARILSQYRGEALLVALLEREREFIRTRRFWVDKRENKGN; encoded by the coding sequence ATGCACTTTCTTTTAAAACGAGCAATAAAAGAGAGATTTGGGAAGCTTAATGAACTCCAAATGAATGCTTTTGAAGAAGTTAGCTCTGGAAAGAGTGTTTTAATAGTTGCTCCTACTGGTAGTGGAAAGACCGAGGCTGCAGTATTGCCGGTTTTTAATGCAATCCTTGAAGAAGGTCTGAAACCAATTTCTGTTCTCTATATAGCGCCGTTAAAGGCCCTTAACAGAGATTTACTTGACAGGTTAGTCTGGTGGGGAGAAAAACTCAATTTGGATGTAGAGGTTAGACATGGGGACACTTCTGCCTATAGAAAATCTAAACAAGTTAAAAAGCCTCCTCATATGTTGATAATAACTCCTGAAACTCTTGGAGTTATTCTTACAATGAAGTCTCTTCGTAAAGCTCTATCCAATGTCAAGTTTGTGATTGTTGATGAAATAGTAGAGCTTGTTGATAATAAAAGAGGAATACAACTTAGCCTAGCTCTTGAAAGATTGGCAGAAATAGCTGATTTCCAGAGAATTGGACTTTCTGCGACTGTGGGGAATGAGGAAGAAATCAAAACATGGCTTAAGGCTGATACTGTCGTGAAGCCACTGATAGCTAAGGCGTACAAAGTTAAGGTTTTGTTTCCACAACCAGATGAAAAGGACTTTGAGCTTTCTAAGGAGTTGAGCATCCCATTAGAGGTTGCTACTAGGTTGGGGGTTCTCTGGGAAATAATAGAGAAATATGAAAGAGCCCTGATTTTTACAAACACAAGGCAGTTTGCTGAAATTTTAGCTCATAGACTTAAGGCTTGGGGAAAGCCAGTTGAGGTTCATCATGGGAGTCTCTCAAAAGAGGCTAGAATTCAAGCTGAAAGAGCTCTTAAAGAGGGGAAAGTAAAGGCCCTTGTGTGTACATCCTCAATGGAGCTTGGAATAGATATAGGAGATGTGGATGTTGTAATCCAGTACATGAGTCCAAGACAGGTAAATAGACTTGTCCAACGGATTGGGAGATCAAAACATAGGGTAGGAGAGATAAGCGAAGGTTATATCATCACAACAAATATGGAAGACTATTTAGAGAGTTTGATAATTGCTAAAAGGGCCTTGGAAGGTAAGCTTGAAGCCGTGAGACCATATGAAAATGCTCTAGATGTTCTGGCCCATTTCATAGTTGGGCTTCTAATAGAACACAAAAAACTCCCAAGAGAAGTCCCATTTGAAATAGCTAAAAGGGCGTACTCTTATAGAAACCTAAGCTGGGACGACTATGGTGCAGTTCTAAACATGTTAAATGATGCTAGGTTAGTAGGTTATGATGAGGAGAGCGGACTATTATACCTGAGAAGAGGGGCATATCAGTACTATTATGAGAATCTTTCCACAATCCCAGATGAAATCAGTTACAGGGTTTTTGACGTCAAAACTGGTAAGATTGTCGGTCGTCTGGATGAGAAGTTTGTGATGGATCTTGAAGAAGGGATGGAGTTTATCATGCATGGAAGAAGCTGGATAATTTTGGGGATAGATGAGGAGAGTAGGCTTCTTAAAGTTAGGGAAAGTAAAAGCTTAGAAAGTGCAGTTCCAAGCTGGGAAGGCGAGATGATTCCCGTGCCGTTTGAGGTGGCTATTGAAGTTGGAAAACTTAAAAGAGATCTTCTTTTTGATTTTGCCTCTGCTAAAAGAGTAATATCAAATGTAGATTTTGATGAAAAAGAGCTTGAATTTGTGAGGACACTTCTTGAAAAGCAAAAACCTTTAGGAACGGATAGGGACATTGGGATAGAGTCCATTCCAAAGGCCCTTGTGATTCATGCTGATTTTGGAAACCAGGTTAACGAGAGTATTGGAAGATTTCTCATGGCATTTTTGACAGCAAAGTATGGCAAAGTATTTGCAATGAAAGCTCAAGCTCATGCGATAGTACTTCACACTCCGTTCCAGCTTAACCCCAATGAAGTCAAGAACTACCTCCTCCAAGACCACAGGGTTCTTGAGTTTGTGATAGCTAGAGAATTGAGAGGGAGCACGGCCTATCGGTGGAGAATGCTCAATGTGGCAAAAAGAATGGGGACTCTAAGAAGGGAGGCTAAAATAAGAAAAGTCGAGAGGCTTTTTGAAGGTACAGTTATTGAGAAAGAGACTTTAAATGAACTTTTCCATGATAAATTAGATATTAAACAGGCAGAAACAGTCTTAAGGGCGCTAAAGGAGGGTAAAATTAGAATCAAAGTAAATCTGGGAAGAGAACCATCTCCACTTGCAGCTCTTAACTTAACTGTTGGTGGGGAGTTTCTGGTAAGTGGGGAACTGGAAAAGGATGAAATATTAATTCTCTTTAAAGAGCGTCTCTTAAACACGGAAGTAGCTTTAGTATGCACAAATTGTGGATGGAGGAGCACTACAAGAGTCTCACGTTTAAAAAACCGAGTTAAAGATTTACAGTGTCCCAAATGCTCTTCCCTAATGATAGCTGTAGCCCATCCAATAGATGCTGAACTCTTTATTTCGGCTTTAAAGAAGTTTAAACGTAGGGAAAAACTAGAGAAAGAAGAGGAAAGTGCTTATCGGAGGCTAATAAAAGCAAGCGATCTTGTAAAGGCCTATGGGTTTGATGCCGTTCTAGCTTTGGCGAGCTATGGCGTCGGGGCAGATACAGCAGCAAGAATCTTAAGCCAATATAGAGGGGAAGCATTGCTTGTTGCTCTGTTGGAACGGGAGAGAGAATTTATACGTACAAGACGCTTTTGGGTGGATAAAAGGGAGAACAAAGGGAATTAG
- the mtnA gene encoding S-methyl-5-thioribose-1-phosphate isomerase, with translation MKIKYKPEELTRLPRSVEFREGKVHIIDQLLLPKEFKVISLETVEEVARAIKTLQVRGAPAIGATAAYGLALLAEKSKMENKEKFLDEFYRAFEVLKNTRPTAVNLFWALNRIKDIVEEHREESLDKIKSLIVEEAHKIADEDVEANLRMGHYGAEILPEGNILTHCNAGSLATVHLGTVGAALRVMHREGKLRLLWVDETRPVLQGARLSAWEYHYDGISLKLISDNMAGFVMQQGRVDAIIVGADRIVANGDFANKIGTYSLAVLAKEHNIPFFTIAPLSTIDMSLKSGKEIPIEERPKEEVLTCGGCKIAPDVDVYNPAFDVTPHKYLTAIITDKGVVYPPFERNLKKLFE, from the coding sequence ATGAAAATAAAGTATAAACCTGAGGAATTGACGAGACTTCCTAGAAGCGTGGAATTTAGAGAGGGGAAGGTTCATATAATCGATCAGCTCTTGCTTCCAAAAGAGTTTAAAGTAATATCATTGGAGACTGTTGAAGAGGTGGCTAGAGCAATAAAAACTCTACAGGTTAGGGGCGCTCCGGCTATAGGTGCAACTGCTGCTTATGGACTTGCACTGCTTGCTGAAAAGAGTAAAATGGAAAATAAAGAGAAGTTTTTAGATGAGTTCTACAGAGCTTTTGAAGTTTTAAAGAATACACGGCCAACAGCTGTAAATCTTTTCTGGGCTCTTAATAGAATTAAGGATATTGTGGAAGAACACAGAGAGGAGAGCCTTGATAAAATAAAAAGCCTGATTGTTGAAGAAGCACATAAAATAGCAGATGAGGACGTAGAAGCAAACCTCAGAATGGGCCACTATGGGGCTGAAATTCTTCCTGAAGGAAACATTTTAACTCACTGTAACGCTGGAAGTTTAGCAACAGTGCATCTCGGTACAGTAGGAGCAGCTTTGAGAGTAATGCACAGAGAAGGTAAATTGAGGCTTTTATGGGTGGATGAGACAAGGCCAGTTCTCCAGGGAGCCAGACTTTCAGCTTGGGAGTATCATTATGATGGGATTTCATTGAAACTGATAAGTGACAATATGGCCGGTTTTGTAATGCAACAGGGAAGAGTAGATGCAATAATTGTTGGGGCAGATAGAATTGTGGCAAATGGTGATTTTGCCAATAAGATTGGGACTTACTCTTTAGCAGTACTTGCAAAAGAGCACAACATACCCTTTTTCACGATTGCACCGTTGTCAACAATAGACATGAGTCTTAAGAGTGGTAAAGAAATCCCAATTGAAGAGAGACCAAAGGAGGAAGTCTTAACATGCGGGGGATGTAAAATAGCTCCAGATGTCGATGTTTACAATCCGGCCTTTGACGTAACTCCGCACAAATACCTCACAGCAATAATCACTGACAAAGGGGTGGTCTATCCTCCTTTCGAGAGAAATTTAAAGAAACTCTTTGAATAA
- a CDS encoding ABC transporter ATP-binding protein, whose translation MVKLEVKVSFSYGEKEVLKNVFFSTKRGKLLAIVGPNGAGKSTLLKCLVGILKPQGYAKLDGIDLLSLKPKERAYYISYVPQTSYPEFAFTVEEFVELGTYATGGSVEDALKRVGMGDRSHELVTKLSGGEYQLILIARALAQGSEVMLLDEPTSHLDLNHALQVMNLLKELKEEKIVIAVMHDLNLALNYADNLLILNNGKVHWMGSPSELIPETLEEVYHVKARIKDVEGLRLVTAF comes from the coding sequence TTGGTTAAGCTTGAAGTTAAAGTATCTTTTTCCTATGGGGAAAAGGAAGTTCTTAAGAATGTTTTCTTCTCAACTAAAAGGGGAAAACTTCTGGCCATTGTAGGGCCTAATGGGGCTGGAAAATCAACCCTTCTCAAGTGTTTGGTTGGAATTTTAAAGCCTCAAGGCTATGCAAAATTGGATGGTATAGATCTTTTGAGCTTAAAACCGAAAGAGCGAGCTTACTATATCTCTTATGTTCCTCAAACGTCCTATCCAGAATTTGCTTTCACCGTTGAAGAGTTTGTTGAACTTGGAACTTATGCCACCGGAGGAAGTGTGGAAGATGCTCTAAAGCGAGTTGGGATGGGAGATAGGAGCCATGAACTGGTAACAAAGTTGAGTGGTGGAGAATATCAGTTAATTTTGATAGCAAGGGCATTGGCACAAGGAAGCGAAGTTATGCTGCTTGATGAACCCACATCTCATTTGGACCTTAATCATGCCCTTCAGGTAATGAACCTCTTAAAAGAACTGAAAGAGGAGAAAATTGTTATAGCTGTTATGCATGATCTGAATCTTGCCTTGAATTATGCGGATAATCTTTTAATTCTCAATAATGGGAAAGTGCATTGGATGGGCAGCCCATCAGAGCTCATTCCAGAAACTCTGGAAGAGGTTTACCATGTGAAAGCAAGGATAAAAGATGTTGAAGGACTGAGGCTTGTCACTGCATTTTAA
- a CDS encoding FecCD family ABC transporter permease codes for MKKLILLLLSSIVLILLGIAVGSVRIPFGEILSSFSLKTLKIAFSDPNSLQGNTYIVLQIRLPRVLLAYFVGVSLASAGTASQALFKNPLADPYIIGISGGAAVGASIAALYFPHYMSFFALLGALLAVFTVYRIAKVNGHIPVDTLLLAGIALGFFTSALTSYLLYVGRESIHNVIFWLMGTFNGAMWKEVRVVMLSSVLGTLFLFLSWKELNLLLLGEESISIGLDINLYRKLIIGVISLLTSFAVATSGIIGFVGLISPHAMRLVFGPNHKRLLPASALFGGSLMVFADLIARSLLSPTEVPVGIITALFGAPFFIYLLMKKKRGELLG; via the coding sequence ATGAAAAAGTTAATACTCCTATTGCTCTCATCTATTGTCTTAATACTCTTGGGAATAGCTGTGGGTTCTGTTAGGATACCCTTTGGAGAAATTCTTTCGTCATTCAGTTTGAAAACTTTGAAAATTGCATTTTCAGATCCAAATTCACTTCAAGGCAATACTTATATCGTGCTTCAAATACGACTGCCAAGGGTTTTATTAGCGTATTTTGTTGGAGTAAGCTTGGCATCTGCTGGTACGGCTTCTCAAGCTCTCTTTAAAAATCCGCTCGCAGATCCATATATTATCGGAATAAGCGGAGGCGCTGCAGTAGGGGCTTCAATAGCGGCCCTTTATTTTCCCCACTATATGAGCTTTTTTGCTTTGCTCGGTGCTCTATTGGCAGTTTTCACGGTCTACAGGATTGCGAAGGTAAATGGACATATCCCAGTTGATACGTTGCTTTTAGCTGGAATCGCACTTGGGTTTTTCACAAGTGCCTTGACCTCTTATCTTCTTTATGTGGGAAGAGAGAGCATCCATAATGTTATTTTCTGGCTTATGGGAACTTTCAATGGAGCGATGTGGAAGGAAGTAAGAGTGGTCATGCTCTCGTCGGTTTTAGGAACATTGTTCCTGTTTCTAAGCTGGAAAGAATTAAATTTGCTTCTTTTGGGAGAAGAGAGTATTTCAATTGGGCTGGATATCAATTTGTATCGAAAACTCATTATAGGGGTTATATCGCTTCTCACTTCTTTTGCTGTAGCAACCAGTGGGATAATAGGTTTCGTGGGTCTAATAAGTCCTCATGCCATGAGATTGGTATTTGGGCCTAACCATAAGAGATTACTTCCAGCATCTGCGCTTTTTGGAGGTAGCTTAATGGTCTTTGCTGACCTCATTGCGAGAAGTTTACTCAGTCCTACTGAAGTGCCAGTAGGAATAATAACTGCCCTTTTTGGTGCTCCCTTTTTTATCTACCTTTTGATGAAGAAGAAGAGGGGTGAGCTCCTTGGTTAA